CATCACCGCCTGGTCGCTGATCTCGACATGACCGGCGAGCAGCTCCCCCGATTCGAGCACCACGGCGTCCTCGTCGGGCGGCAGAGCCGGACGCTCGGGCGGGAAGGTGCCGCCGTCGAGAAAGATGAAACCGATGTCGGTGCGGGCGAAGCGGCGGATCTGCGGCTCGACCTGTTGGGCGGCGCCGCGCTCGGTGATGCCGAGCCGCGGCAACTCCAGCGTGGCGAAGGCAGTCAGCGAGCGCAGGTGGCCGGTGACGGGCTCGTCGCCGCGCAGGTGGATCGTGTCCTCGGCCGGCGCGAGCTCGAGTAGCTCCGGCGGCCAGCCGTGCCGCTCCAGGATCTCCAGGATCTTCGGTTGCGCCGCGGCGAGGTCGGCGTCGCTCTCGATCGGGGGAATATCCTGTGCCGCCGCGGCGAGCGCCGAGACGAAGAGAACGAGGATGGTCGCCGGCGCCCGGCGTCGCCGGGTAGTTCCGGCGAGTAGGTCCAGCGGGCCGGTGCCCTTTGCAGCCACGTCTCTCATTGCCGCCTGCCTCGAGATAGGCGATCACCTTTGATTCGGCAGCGCTAGGCTATCACCGCCCATCAGGGGGTCATGATGCGCTCCCTGAGTCTGCCTTGAATCGACGGGCCGACTCCCAGGCTGAGTGTGCCTGGTGAGGGCCAGCATGGCGCGCTCGCGCCCGTCCTCCAGAATCTCGGTCGCAGGTTGCGTCTTGCTGGCGCCAGGTTCGCCACCCCCGAATGGAGCGCGAGCACGTTGTTCACACGAAACTTCGCCGCCTAAAGCCCGCCGCCCCTCATCGTTCCAGGGAACCCCGTTAGGTCACCCCAGCGGGATCCCGGCGGCTGCTTGGGCATCCTAATTTGAGCACTTGAATCGCTATAAGTACTTTAGATTCAGTAGTTTACAACGACATACTGGCGTCCCCAACGGGATTTGAACCCGTGTTGCCAGCTTGAAAGGCTGACGGGAAAACTCGGTAAATTCCTTCATATCAGCTATTTAAAGACACATCTCGAATCTGTGGTGACCTTCTGGGTCACCCAAAGACTCACACCGCCAAGCTAAGCTCGGTTCGCGAAGATGGCGCGCAGTCCGCCACGTGCTTATGCAGTTTGCTTCGTTTCGTGTGACCCGGCGGCAAGTCCGTATCAACCCGCCGCTGCCATCGGACGAATCTCCGGCGGGTCCAGATCCAGCTGCTGCCGATACACCCTCAGGCCGATCTGGAGAAAGCGCTGGTTGTTCTCCCTCCAGGCCTCCAAGGCCTCGATGGCAGCCTGTAGGTCCTTCTCGACAATCGCCTTCTCGAGCGCTGGCTTCACATCCAAGTTGAAGTCTGCTCCGATCCGCGCCAGCTCCTGGCCCTCGTCCGGGTGGGTCCCAAAGGCTTCGCCCATCCGGCCTTCGCTAAGAATGCGAATGAAGAAGCCGTCCCGCTCGATTTCGCCCTTTGCTCGTTCGAGAGCCGGCAACTCGTTTTCGGGCTTTGCGCGCCAGTCCTGAAGCCGCTTCAGGAACGGCTCCAGCAACTCGTGACGTATTCGGCTGGCGAGAGCGATATTGGCGGCCAGGGCAGCTGGTGGCTCGGCGTTCTTGAGCCAGGAATCCTGCACCTGCTCCGAGAAGGTGACGTCGACCGTCAGCATGCCGTTTTCGTTCTTCCGAAAGAACTCGATTTCTGGTCTGTAGAGCTTGCCGTCCCGGGCCAGGTACCGACTGTTCAACTGACGCGACGTCCGGTCGTCTCCCCTCTCGGCAACAATCTCGGTCTCCAGCTCGTTCGCCCAGGCCAGGTTGTGACCTTCCGAGTCCCTCTCGATCCTTGCCTTCGCCACGAGTTTCGACCATTCGAAGAGCTTTCCAGCCTTGGGCGACGGCGGGAGATCGAAGAGCTCTTTCAGCGACTCCCTGTCCGAGGAGATCTGAGTGTCCTTCCCGACCGAGTTGACGCCGGCCGGCAAGATGACCTGGATGTACTTGTTGGCGTGAATCAACTGCTCCTTGTCGGCAGGTTTCCTGTTGATCAGCTTGTGGATCTTCTCGGCGATCGGCAGCAGCTGTGCCTTCGCGAATTTTGGATCAGCGAGAGCTGCATTCAGGGGCCCGCTCGTGTTGGAAGCGCGCGGATTGGTATAGAGGCGCACCAGGTACTTGAAGATCCTTTTGGTTGTCGCCTCGAGGCCTTGCCGTTCGAAGAGCGGATCGGGTACTTTCTCGCCCTCCGGATACAGGCAGACGATGCTCTTGCTCGTGCTGCTATGCAGGTCCTCGAACAAGCCCGCCTCGTAGAGACACCAGTCGAAGTCGTCCTTGGCCGGTTTTGTCAGGACCAGCAGCAGGATGTCCGCCTGATCGAGCTCCTTGCGGATCTCCTCAGCCCACCGCTGCCCTTCTTCGATGCGCTCGGCGTCGAAGAACTCGATGCGGTTCGCAGCCAGCAGATTGAGCTGGCCACGGATTTCTTCTCCGACCACGTTGCTGTCGCTCGTCTTGCGGCTGATGAAAATACGGCATGTGTCCTTGTTTTCGTCTTGGCTCATGATCTACCCCCTGAGTAGGTGACGTGAAGGAGAGCCCGTCGTTTCAGGATGCTCCCCCCGAACAACTCGTAGTGGCGGTTGTCTCCTATGTTGACGACGTCGAGTCCGATCCGGACCCCGCTGCCGACCTCGCGCGCAAGATGGGCATCGGCCACGACATACGACGGCACGGGTCCTCGAAACAGCCCCGAGCTCCATTCGAAGCCTTCGGTCCAGCGAGCGCGTAGCGCCATCGACCAGGCGCCAGCGGTGCCGACCAGGCTCGCGGCTGCTTGAAGCTCGGGCGCGTTCGGCAGCAGCGGGCTCTCAGGTGGGCTATCTTCCACCATGAACCGCGAGCGCGAAGCTGACAGACTGAGCTGCCAGTCATCGGTGAGGAAGCGGTGCGCTTCCGCTTCGATGCCCTCGGCCGTGGCGCGGCCGAAGTTGGCCACCGACAGCACCGCCAGAATCGGCGCCCCGTCGCGATCGTTGGACAGAAAGGCGGCAAGAGCTGGTGGCGCCGATGCCAGCGCTGCGAGAAGCTGCGCCTTCAGGGCCTCCGAGATTCCATCAGGCGGGCGGTAGGGCCCGTACTCGGGATTCAACCGTCCGAGGCTCGTCCCCACCTGTGGGAGGATGCTGGTGGTGAAGTCGGTAAGCTCGTTGCGGTAGACGCTGGCCGAAACAAACGTCGAGCCTAGGCTGCCCCGATATCCGAGTTCGAAGGACCGGATCTTTTCGACCTCGAGTCTCGTGTTGCCCAGGGCCAACTGCGGCACCCGGTCAAAGCCCAGAGTGTCGCCGTCCAGGACTTCGGGAAGCCAGTGCGTCAGATCCAGAACCGGTCCTACCGGCGTTCGCACCGCGAACTCCACCAGCGTCGGGCTCTGGAACGAGTCGTTGTAGGTCGCCCGGAATCGGTGGCGATCCCCGAGAGCCCAGGTCAGTCCGACCCGTGGCGACAATCTCGTCGCGTGCAGGCTGCTCTGGTCCACGCGGCTCGAGGCAACCAAGGAGACCTTCCGGCCCGGGTCGAGGTCGAGCTGCGCGAACAGAGCGCTCTGGTGCGCGGTCTCGACGTCTCCGAAGATCCCGTGAACTCCGGCCGGGTCGGACGAATCCACCCGCTGGCGGCTGTGAGCCAGGCCTCCCACGAGTAGACCGCGCCCCGCCAGCGTCTCACGGTTGCCCTGGAGCTCGATGCCGGCGTTGTAGCCGTCCGAGTAGAGCGAGGCGCCAGTCGACAGGCCGATCTGGTTTTCGCCCCGGCGTCCGCTGTAGAAGCCCAGCAGGTTCCAGCTGGGAGTGTTGGTGTTGAACCGAACCCACGGACGGCTCACCCGATCGGCCTGCGTGCGGCCGAGAGGAGCAAGGGTGGTGCCTCCCTCGAAGCTGCCGTGGCCCGCCTCGAGCGCTGACGACGAGCGCTGCCCGAGGCGGTCGAATCGGACCGAAACGAAGCTGGTCTGCAGTTTCTCGAAAGGCGGCGCGATGACTTCGGGAGGAAACCGGCCGGAATCGTACTCCGGCCCATCGACGCGCGACGCTGTCAGGTGATCGCTCTCCTGCAGGCTGCCGTTGGCGCGCCACGACCAGAGAGGACCCGCCGAGCCCGCGATCCGAGCCTCGACGCGGCCGGTCTCGAGTTCTCCCGCGGACAGGCGCAGCTTGAAGCCGGGCGTATCCTTGGGGCTCTTGGTGGTCAGATTCAGCACCCCAGAAACCGCGCCGGCGCCGTACAGAGCAGAGCTCGGCCCGCGCACCAGCTCGACACTTTCGAACTCGTCCAGCGGCATCGACATGGCGCCCCACTCCTGGACTCCCAAGAACTCCGGCACCGAAGTCTGCCGGCCGTCGATCAAGGTCAGCACACGGCGGTTGATCGACGAGTTGAAGCCTCGGGTGTTGACATTGAAGTCAAAGAGATCGCTCTGCGCCACCTGGACCCCCGGGGTGAAATCGATGAGCCGCGGCAGCTGACCCGACGAGGTCTGCGCCGACAGCTCGCTCGGCAGCAGCGAGGTGATCGCCGCCGGCGCCTCCACGAGACGTTCGCGGCGCTTCGAAGCCGCATACACAGTGAGGCTGTCCTGGAACACAGCCGGCCAGTCGGCCACGATCACGAGCCGTTCCGTCAGCGGCACCCGCACCTGACGGACCACGATCAGGCTGCCCTGCTCGCACACCAGCGTCTGCAAGCCCGCGGGCACGGACTCGAGCTCGAATCGCCCTTCGCTATCGGTGTCGGCGGTCCGATCGCCGACGCTGACCCGCGCTCGGGGAACCGCCTCGCCGCCCGGCCCCATCACCCTGCCGGCCACCGTGTAACCGGGGTCTGCTAGGGCGGCGCTGGCAACGACCAGGGTCATGGCGACGACAAAGGCCGCCCGCCATCCGTGGTGTTTTACTTTTCTGTAACTCATTTTTCCACCATCCTTCTTCGCCCGAAAACCGGCTCCCGCTCTCGATGCGCCCCCGGTCGGCCGGCTCTTTGTAGTCCTAGACGGCCCTGGAAGCTGTTTTCCTTGCCTACGCTCCCGACCGGGAGCGGTCACGACGGCGCGACAGGTATCCTTAACAAGCAATGAGCCTGTAGGCGGCTCTGCTGACCGCGGTCGGCAGCCGCGTCCCTAACGGCAACATCGCGGACGTGGCTACCGCTGTCATTGCCGGCGCCGCGCATCGCCGCCAAGACCGGTCTTTGAAAGCGAGTCGGCTGTGCTACGCCTCGGTTGATGCAGAGGGACGTAGAAGTACGCAACCAGTGATCGGTTCGCCGTCCCTCATCGCCCTCACCACGATGCCGGCAGCGCAAGGATTCTGCGGGAGATCCACGATCTCCACTCTGTAGGTGGCGGATTCGGATGTATCGGAACCTTCGATACGGACCGGATCTGTTGCATGACAAGTTCTCAGAAAGACCGGGTCCTTGTAGGGGAGCTTGAGCTCCTTGTCGTCCTGCGTCAGGAGGTCGTACCTCAGTTCACCTTTCTTGATTGCATCCAGTGCTCGAACCCTCGCCGTGATTCTGAGAGTCCAAGGATCCAGCTTTACTGATTCGACCGCCATTTCGGTTTTCGAGCTCAACAGCTCGACCGCATGGCGCTTCAGGGCGACGTTTTCGTGGAGCAAGTCGTTCTTGGTCATGAAGTGGCGCACGTCTCGCCGCACTCCGAGATCCTCGAGAGGTGCTCCGGCTCGATCGCCTACCCGCAGAGCGCGGCGGATGGCCACGCTCATGCCCACGCCGAGCGGAAGCTCTTCGAAGGGGTCATTCCCGCCGGCCTTGGCAACTTCATCGCCAACTTCAAAAAGTTCTTGATGGGTAACCATGTTCGCGCCGCCAGCGCCGGTGTTGTCATCAGTTCCCAGAACGAGCCCGAGCTCGTTGTCTTGGAAGCCGGCGGCAAACATGTCCGCTGCGCTGTAGGTCCGAGCGTTCGTGATGAGTAGCAGAGGTCCATAGAAGATCTGAGCGTCTTGTTCGGCCACGTCGAACTTGCCAGTAGTAATTGGCAGGGCAGCAGAGTACTGCTCTCCGGTCAGCAATCCTCGGTCGACGGAGGCCTCCCAGTCCCGCCATTTGTTGATTCTCTCAGGCGCTCTCTCGATGAGATTGCGCACTAGATCGGACGGGCGAAACTGGAAACGAGACCGCTCCAGTTTTTCCTCACGTAGACCGTAGTCGCTTCGAGTCGGGTATCTTCTCTTGTCCCTGAGACCCTGAAGAAGGAGCTCCGCCAGCTTGATGCTGCCCCCGGGGTTGTCTCGAATGTCAACGACCAACCCACTGGTGCCGCCAAGAGAGTGGACCGCCTCTCGTATTTCCTCAAGCACCGTTCTTATTTCCTCCGAAGCGAAGCTGAAGAGGCGCAGGTAGGAGATGGGAAAATCAGAGTTCTCGGCAAGCAAGGAGGTCTTAAAGATGGTCTTCTTTCGTTCGACCTCCTCGGGAACGTCGAGCACTTCGACTCGAATTCGCCGTATGCTTTCGCCCTGCTCATCGATCGCGTTCGTCAGATCGATACTCGGCGCGACGTCGTCGGGAGCGGCTGCCTGCTCCTCGGCGTGGCTGACTGCCTCGCTCGTCTTGAAAGCGGCAACTCTCCAGCGTAGGGTCCGGGTTCCACGTCCGGCGCCTTCGGAGACCTCGCCGTTCTCGTCCGCCCGCAGATAGCGGATCCGAACCCAGTGCTCATCGGGCGGCGGAGAGGACGAAAGCGGCGCGTAGCAGAAACGTGCCAGGCCGAAGGCGTGCCTTGCCTCGGCGTTGCTTCCCGGCAGCCTGTCCGCGTGCAGCTGGATCGCGCGGTGAATCGGAGTACCGTTCCAGTGCGTGAGCTCAGCGCCTTCGACGAACCCACTCGCTGCCCTTCTCAGCTCGGGGTGGATTCTCGCCAGGATGTACTTGCGCTTCCGTCCGGCTTGACGCTCTGGAATCAGGATTCCTCCGAGCGCTCTCGGGTCCTCTGTTGCGCCGCCATCTGTGGCGAGCGGTTCCCAACACTCTTCGACCTCACAGCCCAACCAGGCGTAGCGGCCTCTGAACATCTCGGGCCAGTAGTAGGTCATGTGCCTGTCCCTGACGCCGACGAAGATCTCCGTCATGCCGCGGTGGAAATCGAGCGGGTCCGGCGGCGCCAGGCCGTATTTCACGTGGCGTTGGAGCCGCCGCAGCTGCCCCACGGGGTTCGCAGCATGAAGAGCCTCCTTGAGCGGAAGATTCGCGTAGAGCTGGCCGAAAAGAACGAGCGCCTGCGCGATGATCAGCTCGAGATGTTCTGGCCGCTGCTTCTTGGAGAGGCTTTCTTCAGCATTTTCTAGGAAGGTCGTCAAACGCCGCTGGCCCTTCAACGTCACGCTTGTCGAGTAGCTCTTCAACCTGGAGTGGGCTTCCTGGTCTTTTGTCATTGGCTTCGGTCCGGTTGTTCGATGATTCCGAGGTGGCAAGCGATGAATGCTTGGGCGGGGCGGCTGAGTCTTCCCAGCCGACCCGGTACCAAGGGCCGGTCATTTTTCGTCGATGTCCGGCAGCTGGCTCCCCTTGTTCTGATCGGTGATCTCAATTTCGCCCCCATGAGCGAT
The genomic region above belongs to bacterium and contains:
- a CDS encoding TIR domain-containing protein; this encodes MSQDENKDTCRIFISRKTSDSNVVGEEIRGQLNLLAANRIEFFDAERIEEGQRWAEEIRKELDQADILLLVLTKPAKDDFDWCLYEAGLFEDLHSSTSKSIVCLYPEGEKVPDPLFERQGLEATTKRIFKYLVRLYTNPRASNTSGPLNAALADPKFAKAQLLPIAEKIHKLINRKPADKEQLIHANKYIQVILPAGVNSVGKDTQISSDRESLKELFDLPPSPKAGKLFEWSKLVAKARIERDSEGHNLAWANELETEIVAERGDDRTSRQLNSRYLARDGKLYRPEIEFFRKNENGMLTVDVTFSEQVQDSWLKNAEPPAALAANIALASRIRHELLEPFLKRLQDWRAKPENELPALERAKGEIERDGFFIRILSEGRMGEAFGTHPDEGQELARIGADFNLDVKPALEKAIVEKDLQAAIEALEAWRENNQRFLQIGLRVYRQQLDLDPPEIRPMAAAG
- a CDS encoding TonB-dependent receptor — protein: MSYRKVKHHGWRAAFVVAMTLVVASAALADPGYTVAGRVMGPGGEAVPRARVSVGDRTADTDSEGRFELESVPAGLQTLVCEQGSLIVVRQVRVPLTERLVIVADWPAVFQDSLTVYAASKRRERLVEAPAAITSLLPSELSAQTSSGQLPRLIDFTPGVQVAQSDLFDFNVNTRGFNSSINRRVLTLIDGRQTSVPEFLGVQEWGAMSMPLDEFESVELVRGPSSALYGAGAVSGVLNLTTKSPKDTPGFKLRLSAGELETGRVEARIAGSAGPLWSWRANGSLQESDHLTASRVDGPEYDSGRFPPEVIAPPFEKLQTSFVSVRFDRLGQRSSSALEAGHGSFEGGTTLAPLGRTQADRVSRPWVRFNTNTPSWNLLGFYSGRRGENQIGLSTGASLYSDGYNAGIELQGNRETLAGRGLLVGGLAHSRQRVDSSDPAGVHGIFGDVETAHQSALFAQLDLDPGRKVSLVASSRVDQSSLHATRLSPRVGLTWALGDRHRFRATYNDSFQSPTLVEFAVRTPVGPVLDLTHWLPEVLDGDTLGFDRVPQLALGNTRLEVEKIRSFELGYRGSLGSTFVSASVYRNELTDFTTSILPQVGTSLGRLNPEYGPYRPPDGISEALKAQLLAALASAPPALAAFLSNDRDGAPILAVLSVANFGRATAEGIEAEAHRFLTDDWQLSLSASRSRFMVEDSPPESPLLPNAPELQAAASLVGTAGAWSMALRARWTEGFEWSSGLFRGPVPSYVVADAHLAREVGSGVRIGLDVVNIGDNRHYELFGGSILKRRALLHVTYSGGRS